A window from Leptospira meyeri encodes these proteins:
- the cysK gene encoding cysteine synthase A, producing MKLNSILEAIGNTPHVRLSRLFGTDHEVYMKLERQNPGGSIKDRIALAMIEEAEKSGKLKKDSFIVEPTSGNTGIGLAMVAAVKGYAITLVMPEHMSVERRRIMAAYGAKFELTPREKGMPGAIAKAQEIVAANPNAWMPQQFENEANIQVHREKTAEEIAKDFPDGLDYIITGVGTGGHITGCAENLKKRFPKLKVFAVEPEGSPVLSGGKPGPHPLQGIGAGFIPKNCKTELLDGIITVGKDEAFTMAVLAAKKEGIFIGTSSGASLAAVSKKLKEIPAGSKVLTFCYDTGERYLSVEGLFV from the coding sequence ATGAAATTAAATAGCATTCTAGAAGCCATCGGAAATACACCTCACGTAAGATTGTCACGACTTTTTGGAACCGACCATGAAGTTTATATGAAACTCGAAAGACAAAATCCTGGCGGATCAATCAAAGATCGAATTGCTCTCGCTATGATTGAAGAAGCAGAAAAATCAGGAAAATTAAAAAAAGATTCTTTTATTGTGGAGCCAACTTCCGGAAACACCGGGATCGGTCTTGCGATGGTGGCAGCTGTAAAAGGTTATGCGATTACACTCGTAATGCCAGAGCATATGTCTGTGGAACGAAGAAGAATTATGGCGGCATATGGAGCAAAGTTTGAATTAACACCAAGGGAAAAAGGGATGCCTGGCGCGATTGCAAAAGCACAAGAAATTGTAGCTGCCAATCCTAATGCTTGGATGCCGCAACAGTTCGAAAACGAAGCCAACATCCAAGTTCATAGAGAGAAAACAGCAGAAGAAATTGCAAAAGATTTCCCTGACGGTTTGGATTATATCATCACTGGCGTTGGTACTGGTGGGCATATCACAGGATGTGCTGAGAATTTAAAAAAGAGATTCCCAAAACTCAAAGTATTTGCTGTGGAACCAGAAGGTTCTCCTGTTCTCAGTGGTGGTAAACCTGGCCCACACCCCCTCCAAGGAATTGGTGCTGGATTCATTCCTAAAAACTGTAAAACAGAATTGCTTGATGGGATCATTACAGTTGGGAAAGATGAAGCCTTTACTATGGCGGTTCTTGCAGCTAAAAAAGAAGGAATTTTTATTGGAACTTCTTCCGGTGCTAGTCTTGCTGCTGTTTCGAAAAAATTAAAAGAAATTCCTGCAGGTTCTAAGGTTCTTACTTTCTGTTATGATACAGGAGAAAGATACCTATCTGTTGAAGGATTGTTTGTTTAA
- a CDS encoding LIC_10271 family cell wall hydrolase produces the protein MRNLRYFLFFLGIVLVSPASSKQSPKPEPTSNYRVTKGDSWFGIARKFKVSAETLAKLNGRTTSENLYEKELLRIPKGNEKVSVSPESLIKEKPSYPLERKERVVKKFSELTYDPHNGIQFQRGISSLVRASLPGKVVHVDYMDGYENFVILEHSNGLYSVYGNLERIQVTEGQQVKSKDRLGILAKDKGLYFQVNKQKQSLNPERILEGGI, from the coding sequence ATGCGAAATCTTCGATACTTTCTATTTTTTTTGGGCATCGTTCTTGTATCTCCTGCTTCTTCCAAACAAAGCCCAAAACCAGAGCCAACTTCTAATTACCGTGTGACCAAAGGGGATTCCTGGTTTGGAATCGCCCGAAAATTCAAAGTTTCTGCCGAAACCTTAGCCAAGTTAAATGGTCGTACCACAAGTGAAAATCTTTATGAAAAAGAACTCCTTAGGATTCCCAAAGGGAATGAAAAGGTTTCTGTTTCTCCCGAGTCTCTCATCAAAGAAAAACCCTCTTATCCTTTGGAGAGGAAAGAAAGAGTGGTAAAAAAGTTTTCGGAACTAACCTACGACCCTCACAATGGAATCCAATTCCAAAGAGGTATCTCATCTCTTGTACGTGCGAGTCTGCCCGGAAAAGTGGTACATGTCGATTATATGGATGGGTATGAAAACTTTGTGATCTTAGAACACTCAAATGGACTCTATTCAGTTTATGGAAACTTAGAACGAATCCAAGTTACAGAAGGACAACAAGTAAAATCAAAAGATAGGTTGGGAATCTTAGCAAAAGACAAAGGCCTGTATTTCCAGGTGAACAAACAAAAACAAAGTTTAAATCCCGAACGAATTTTGGAGGGAGGAATTTAA
- a CDS encoding polyhydroxyalkanoate synthesis regulator DNA-binding domain-containing protein → MKLLKRYANRRLYDPETSSTITLEDVAKMIIGGEEIKVQDNMTGEDITPKILGQTFLKVSLGQRNEDFSNFMLTSLIRETGRDVSGLFERLILGGIGANYLTSERLEKIVNSMVELGELKEADFSHYREDLLRKMASRASEKKEQIQRDLEKFSQSILEEDKATLGDLSEKLKEVAEKLKEN, encoded by the coding sequence ATGAAGCTCCTTAAGCGATACGCAAACCGAAGACTTTATGATCCAGAAACTAGTTCCACCATCACACTAGAAGATGTGGCAAAGATGATCATCGGAGGAGAAGAAATCAAAGTCCAAGACAATATGACAGGCGAGGACATCACTCCTAAAATTTTGGGACAAACCTTTCTTAAAGTGAGTTTGGGACAGCGAAACGAAGACTTTTCCAACTTTATGTTGACCTCTCTCATTCGGGAAACGGGACGTGATGTCTCTGGCCTCTTTGAGCGATTGATTCTTGGGGGCATTGGAGCCAACTACCTCACTTCGGAACGTCTGGAAAAAATTGTCAATTCTATGGTGGAACTGGGCGAACTCAAAGAGGCGGACTTTAGCCACTACCGCGAAGATCTACTGCGTAAAATGGCCTCTCGGGCCAGTGAAAAAAAGGAACAAATCCAAAGGGATTTGGAAAAGTTCAGCCAATCTATTTTGGAAGAGGACAAGGCAACCCTTGGCGATCTTTCCGAAAAATTAAAAGAAGTCGCAGAAAAATTGAAAGAAAATTAA
- the fusA gene encoding elongation factor G, producing the protein MTSATETKRDPKLERIRNIGISAHIDSGKTTLTERILFYTNKIHAIHEVRGKDGVGATMDSMDLERERGITIQSAATYATWKDITINIIDTPGHVDFTIEVERSLRVLDSAIMVLCGVAGVQSQSITVDRQMKRYSVPRVAFINKLDRTGANPWRVIEQLREKLHLNAHAVQLPIGLENDLKGIVDLVEMKAYYFEGPNGQDIKITDIPDELKDQANEKREALLDAVSLFSDELTEEMLEGAPSEARIREAIRRGVLALKFVPVFMGSAFKNKGVQRLLDGVADYLASPYDVENKAKEIGNEENEFNLESDPEKPLVCLAFKLEDGRYGQLTYVRVYQGRLEKGMTIYNSSNNKRHNIGRLVRMHSNDMEDITKAEAGDIVALFGIDCASGDTFTDGKAKVTMESMFVPNPVISLTIECKESKQLPNLAKALNRFTKEDPTFQTEIDKESGQTIIKGMGELHLEVYIERMKREYGVDLVTGAPQVAYRETITKSAEFDYTHKKQTGGQGQFSRVAGYIEPIPQEEGKDYEFVDKIVGGSIPREYIGSCDKGFRSCLERGSLIGFPIIGVRCVINDGAYHDVDSSDMAFQIGARYGFRQGFGKAAPIILEPIMRVEVEGPTEFQGAILASVNQRRGMILNTTEENGYAKIEAEVPLADMFGYSTVLRSSTQGKAEFAMEFSKYAPVPRNVADELMKKYKVNNKEEE; encoded by the coding sequence ATGACCTCTGCGACAGAAACAAAACGCGACCCTAAATTGGAAAGAATCCGTAACATCGGAATTTCCGCACACATTGACTCGGGTAAAACAACCCTTACTGAACGTATTTTATTTTATACGAACAAAATCCATGCCATTCACGAAGTTCGTGGAAAAGACGGCGTGGGTGCGACTATGGACAGTATGGACCTCGAAAGAGAAAGAGGGATCACAATCCAATCAGCAGCAACTTATGCTACTTGGAAAGACATTACCATCAACATTATTGATACTCCGGGTCACGTTGACTTCACAATCGAAGTAGAACGTTCGCTACGTGTACTTGACTCTGCGATTATGGTTCTTTGTGGAGTTGCTGGTGTTCAGTCTCAGTCCATCACTGTAGACAGACAAATGAAACGTTATAGCGTTCCTCGTGTTGCCTTTATCAACAAACTAGACCGTACCGGTGCTAACCCTTGGAGAGTGATCGAACAACTTCGTGAAAAACTCCACCTCAATGCTCATGCTGTACAACTTCCTATCGGACTCGAAAACGATCTCAAAGGGATTGTTGACCTAGTAGAGATGAAAGCATATTATTTCGAAGGTCCAAACGGACAAGATATCAAAATTACAGATATCCCGGATGAGTTAAAGGACCAAGCAAACGAAAAACGAGAAGCTCTTCTTGATGCGGTTTCTCTTTTCAGCGATGAACTCACTGAAGAAATGTTAGAAGGTGCGCCTTCAGAAGCAAGAATCAGAGAAGCGATTCGCCGTGGTGTTCTTGCTCTTAAATTTGTTCCAGTATTTATGGGTTCTGCCTTTAAAAACAAAGGTGTTCAAAGACTTCTAGACGGAGTTGCTGATTACCTTGCATCTCCTTATGATGTTGAGAACAAAGCAAAAGAAATCGGTAACGAAGAAAACGAATTCAATTTAGAATCAGATCCAGAGAAACCACTCGTTTGTCTCGCATTCAAACTAGAAGACGGTCGTTACGGTCAGTTAACTTATGTTCGTGTTTACCAAGGTAGACTCGAAAAAGGGATGACGATCTACAACTCTTCTAACAACAAACGCCATAACATTGGACGTCTTGTTCGTATGCACTCAAACGATATGGAAGATATCACAAAAGCGGAAGCGGGAGATATCGTAGCTCTATTCGGTATCGATTGTGCTTCTGGGGATACATTCACTGACGGAAAAGCAAAAGTGACTATGGAGTCCATGTTTGTTCCAAACCCGGTGATTTCTCTTACCATTGAATGTAAAGAATCAAAACAACTTCCAAACCTTGCAAAGGCTCTCAACCGTTTTACAAAGGAAGATCCTACCTTCCAAACAGAAATCGATAAAGAGTCAGGTCAAACCATCATCAAAGGTATGGGAGAACTCCACCTCGAAGTTTACATCGAAAGGATGAAACGTGAGTATGGTGTGGATCTTGTCACTGGTGCACCACAAGTTGCTTACCGTGAAACCATCACAAAATCTGCAGAATTTGATTACACTCATAAAAAACAAACGGGTGGTCAAGGTCAGTTCTCGCGTGTGGCAGGTTACATCGAACCAATCCCACAAGAAGAAGGAAAAGATTACGAGTTCGTAGATAAAATCGTCGGTGGTTCCATCCCACGCGAATACATCGGATCTTGTGATAAAGGTTTCCGTTCTTGTTTAGAAAGAGGATCTCTTATTGGATTCCCTATCATTGGGGTTCGTTGTGTGATCAATGACGGTGCTTACCATGATGTGGATTCATCCGATATGGCTTTCCAAATTGGAGCTCGTTACGGATTCCGCCAAGGATTCGGAAAAGCAGCTCCGATCATTCTCGAACCAATCATGAGAGTGGAAGTAGAAGGTCCTACTGAATTCCAAGGAGCGATCCTTGCGTCTGTCAACCAAAGACGTGGAATGATCTTAAACACAACTGAAGAAAACGGTTATGCTAAAATTGAAGCAGAAGTCCCTCTTGCTGATATGTTTGGATATTCTACAGTTCTTCGTTCTTCTACCCAAGGAAAAGCAGAGTTTGCTATGGAATTTTCCAAGTATGCTCCTGTTCCAAGAAACGTAGCGGACGAGCTTATGAAAAAATACAAGGTCAACAACAAAGAAGAAGAATAA
- a CDS encoding TrkH family potassium uptake protein, which translates to MPLARFNRFFRTLSFARVVCLGFFAAILLGSFALYISELGELSYVDSFYLSASSICVTGLSPVPLSGLEHSTHWIMLFLIQLGGLGIISFTVIVGFLITQGISRNARFNAFVGAAIDTQAETESLATNEVNRMLLSIINISFSLEILGAIGLYLHMPDGVEGGNTRWFFSLFTAISSFNNAGFSITDDLSALRLDPFSLYIVSGLVIFGGIGFPVIILLEKFLLTVFVRIFYRIEVMAETLMMEKALKTGNVPRFLLLPAQFSAFLENRIEDYNKHLRGETTRIQSKLLVYGSFTLLLFGFVGIYFLEKSNPHTFHGLALVDKISNAFFMSVCSRTAGFSTMDLGHLNDATVIIITVLMFIGGGPQGTAGGIKITTFVLLLAYLKNVIQPSKPVMLFGETVSKNSVAVAIRVYFLATIALAFVFIFLGILDQNQHSLHVIFFELISSFSTVGFSLNLTSQLGDIEKLFYAAVMYVGRVGIFTVLIAATGHSGVPKMGTVDDGVKIQVG; encoded by the coding sequence ATGCCACTAGCGCGCTTCAATCGATTTTTTCGAACTTTGTCTTTTGCCCGAGTGGTTTGTTTGGGTTTTTTTGCCGCCATCCTCCTTGGTTCCTTTGCCCTTTATATCTCAGAACTAGGGGAACTTTCCTATGTGGACAGTTTTTATCTTTCGGCATCTTCCATTTGTGTGACTGGGCTCTCTCCTGTCCCACTTTCCGGATTAGAACATTCTACACATTGGATCATGCTCTTTCTCATCCAATTGGGTGGACTTGGGATCATCAGTTTTACGGTGATTGTCGGGTTTCTCATTACCCAAGGAATTTCGAGAAATGCCAGATTCAATGCCTTTGTCGGAGCGGCCATCGACACCCAAGCCGAAACGGAATCTCTTGCCACAAACGAAGTCAATCGGATGTTACTCTCCATCATCAATATTTCCTTTTCCTTGGAAATTTTAGGAGCCATTGGACTTTATCTGCATATGCCTGATGGGGTGGAAGGTGGAAACACTCGCTGGTTTTTTTCTTTATTTACTGCCATCTCTTCCTTCAATAACGCTGGTTTTTCGATTACGGATGATCTCAGTGCTTTGCGTCTAGATCCATTTTCCTTATACATAGTTTCTGGCCTTGTGATTTTTGGTGGGATTGGATTTCCCGTGATCATTCTTTTGGAAAAATTCCTTCTCACTGTATTTGTTCGGATTTTCTACCGCATTGAAGTGATGGCAGAAACTTTAATGATGGAGAAGGCATTAAAAACGGGAAACGTTCCTAGGTTTTTGTTATTACCTGCCCAGTTCTCTGCGTTTTTAGAAAACCGGATCGAAGACTATAACAAACATTTACGAGGTGAGACGACAAGAATCCAATCCAAACTTTTGGTATATGGATCTTTCACTTTACTGTTGTTTGGTTTTGTTGGAATTTATTTTTTAGAAAAATCCAACCCACATACATTCCATGGGTTAGCACTTGTGGATAAAATCTCCAACGCTTTTTTTATGTCTGTCTGTTCCCGTACGGCAGGATTTTCGACAATGGATCTTGGGCATTTAAATGACGCAACAGTGATCATCATTACGGTTCTTATGTTTATTGGTGGTGGCCCACAAGGAACTGCTGGTGGTATTAAAATTACCACCTTTGTTCTGTTACTTGCCTATTTGAAAAATGTAATTCAACCCTCCAAACCGGTGATGTTATTTGGGGAAACTGTTTCGAAAAATTCCGTTGCAGTTGCCATTCGCGTTTATTTTCTTGCCACAATTGCTTTGGCCTTTGTCTTTATTTTTCTAGGAATTTTGGATCAAAACCAACATTCGCTCCATGTAATTTTTTTCGAACTTATCTCTTCTTTTTCCACGGTTGGTTTTAGTTTGAACTTAACATCCCAACTAGGAGACATCGAAAAGTTATTTTACGCAGCCGTCATGTATGTGGGTCGAGTGGGCATTTTTACTGTCCTCATTGCCGCCACCGGCCACTCCGGGGTTCCTAAAATGGGAACCGTTGATGACGGTGTGAAAATCCAAGTCGGTTAG
- a CDS encoding HEAT repeat domain-containing protein, translating to MIRKVFLLLCFLWVSVSLFADTEEDFFEIQRVRLSSSNVFEIRDAIDKLTFVKSNQGIRDIISAMEGSLNFPSSPGNAPAVKFYAAQALGKKGDKIAIPYLIKTYQKESANIPEHNPLARRTWKDGVAGSSSPSSPYFYEDGDIPITLACGEILRALGSLPLTPESESTIKSALSSPNFYLRSSAADALYFSGKKESLSSLQDALGKESVPYAKISILSALVGLERLPNQNYKSVLESLTDKDPEVRGKASDALKRLDFRTSAPYLEKVIQTENNSKVLKQMKSDYQFLVSIRTP from the coding sequence ATGATTCGAAAGGTTTTTTTGCTACTCTGTTTTCTCTGGGTTTCTGTTAGTTTATTTGCCGATACAGAAGAAGATTTTTTTGAAATCCAACGTGTTCGACTTTCTTCTTCCAATGTATTTGAAATTCGTGATGCCATTGACAAACTTACCTTTGTTAAATCAAACCAAGGAATTCGAGATATCATTTCGGCAATGGAAGGTTCTCTGAATTTTCCTTCAAGTCCAGGAAACGCCCCTGCCGTAAAATTTTACGCAGCCCAGGCACTCGGTAAAAAAGGGGACAAAATTGCTATACCATATTTAATCAAAACATACCAAAAAGAATCTGCAAACATTCCAGAACATAACCCTTTGGCACGCCGAACATGGAAAGACGGTGTGGCGGGTAGTAGTTCTCCATCCAGTCCTTATTTTTATGAGGATGGTGATATACCAATCACTTTGGCTTGTGGTGAAATTTTGCGGGCCTTAGGTTCTTTACCTCTCACTCCTGAGTCAGAATCGACAATCAAATCTGCACTCTCGAGTCCCAATTTTTATCTTCGCAGTTCTGCCGCCGATGCTTTGTATTTTTCAGGTAAAAAAGAATCGTTATCTAGTCTGCAAGATGCATTGGGAAAAGAATCCGTCCCTTATGCCAAAATTTCCATTCTTTCTGCCTTGGTTGGTTTGGAACGATTGCCAAACCAAAATTATAAATCCGTTTTAGAATCACTGACTGACAAAGATCCAGAGGTGCGAGGAAAGGCATCCGATGCACTGAAAAGATTGGATTTCCGAACGTCAGCACCTTACTTAGAAAAGGTGATTCAAACCGAGAATAACTCTAAAGTTTTGAAACAAATGAAATCAGATTACCAATTTCTCGTTTCCATTCGTACTCCTTAA
- a CDS encoding TlpA family protein disulfide reductase, with the protein MKIWKQLPYGWKVVSAFVFFFSTTLCFAYFKGRDTHPGVPIEILATTPTEANSWKGHPKVVYFWATWCTICKAYAPILEANLKFLPKSTIFLSVLEAEDSEETKDIMTKLTPDAKHPIYAADYRMLKEWRISAYPTTVFLNEEGQVVFSDTGILSPLGFWLRSFLLRFF; encoded by the coding sequence ATGAAAATTTGGAAGCAGTTGCCGTATGGATGGAAGGTGGTCTCCGCCTTTGTTTTCTTTTTTTCGACCACCCTTTGTTTTGCATACTTTAAAGGGCGGGACACCCATCCCGGTGTACCCATTGAAATCCTTGCCACCACTCCCACAGAGGCCAATTCGTGGAAGGGGCATCCCAAGGTAGTGTATTTTTGGGCGACTTGGTGCACCATCTGTAAGGCATACGCCCCTATTTTAGAAGCCAATTTAAAGTTTTTACCCAAATCCACCATCTTTCTCTCTGTTTTGGAAGCTGAAGATTCCGAAGAAACCAAAGACATCATGACAAAGCTCACTCCCGATGCAAAACATCCGATTTATGCTGCCGACTACAGAATGTTAAAGGAATGGAGGATTTCTGCTTATCCGACGACTGTTTTTTTGAATGAAGAAGGACAGGTTGTGTTTTCGGATACAGGAATCTTGAGCCCACTTGGGTTTTGGCTCCGTTCTTTTCTTTTGCGCTTTTTCTAA
- a CDS encoding decaprenyl-phosphate phosphoribosyltransferase, translating into MIYLYLKLMRVPQWVKNIILFAGLIFSKKIFELPSLTKVCLAFLCFSLVASCQYVFNDFLDQKEDAKHPEKKHRPLASGELDSGIALAITGVILPVALIGAYKLSPVFFYLTIFYLLFNMLYSKVLKHIVILDVMSISIGFVLRAIAGAVVIGVEFSHWLLLCTFMLALFWGFSKRRGEINILKTDAGKHRKILEEYSIEFLDLMMAVVATLTLVSYVMYTVSPETAKSLGTPYMVYTVPIVVYAIFRSLYIIYIKNMGHNPTKAILTDVSVLVSGFIWLLLILFLMFGNISGQNPVLQ; encoded by the coding sequence ATGATCTACCTATACCTCAAATTGATGCGTGTTCCCCAGTGGGTAAAAAATATTATCCTATTTGCCGGATTGATTTTTTCTAAAAAAATCTTTGAACTTCCTTCGTTAACAAAAGTTTGTTTAGCATTCCTTTGTTTTTCACTCGTGGCAAGTTGCCAATATGTTTTTAACGACTTCTTAGATCAAAAAGAGGATGCAAAACATCCAGAGAAAAAACATAGACCACTTGCAAGCGGAGAATTGGACTCAGGAATTGCATTGGCAATCACAGGAGTCATTTTACCTGTAGCCCTCATTGGTGCTTATAAACTATCTCCAGTTTTCTTTTATCTCACAATCTTCTACTTACTCTTTAATATGTTATATAGTAAGGTTTTGAAACATATTGTGATTCTAGATGTAATGAGTATTTCCATAGGATTTGTGTTACGTGCCATTGCCGGTGCCGTCGTCATTGGTGTGGAGTTTTCTCATTGGTTATTACTTTGTACATTTATGTTGGCACTCTTCTGGGGATTTTCCAAACGCCGAGGTGAGATCAATATTCTAAAAACGGATGCAGGGAAACATAGAAAGATTTTGGAAGAGTATTCCATTGAGTTTTTGGATTTGATGATGGCTGTGGTTGCCACCTTAACTCTTGTGAGTTATGTGATGTATACAGTCAGCCCTGAAACTGCAAAAAGTTTAGGAACCCCTTATATGGTGTATACAGTTCCCATTGTTGTGTATGCGATCTTTCGTTCCCTTTATATCATTTATATAAAGAACATGGGTCATAACCCAACCAAAGCCATCCTCACTGATGTCAGTGTCCTTGTTTCTGGGTTTATTTGGTTACTCCTCATCTTATTTTTAATGTTTGGGAACATATCGGGCCAAAACCCAGTCTTACAATAG